The Sabethes cyaneus chromosome 1, idSabCyanKW18_F2, whole genome shotgun sequence DNA segment ATTTTGGCCttgttgaacagacgccttgccttccgacgaTGTTTCCTTAGCGTCTCATTCTAtcagggcacatcacggcaaactgtttgCATTGggatcctacattgcaggtcactagcgacGACATCCAGCTGAACTGGAGTCCGTATAATATTGCGGCAGGAATTATGTGAGGCAATTCGATATTCtctaaaggaactccaattggttttcctaGAATTTCTGAACTGTTATCTCTTTAAAGGATCAGCCTAGATGTCGGAAATGAAATGTGTTTGACTCCTCGGCTAGAGACGCGCAATCATAGCGTGAAGTTTAAGACCTCTTATCTGATAGCGTTTACAAAAGTGGGTTCATTtcctacattgattacattgacatcgttagaagcAAAATATTCAAGTGGGTACTCACCTCTGTCGTTTGTATCCGAACTGCCTCATACCGTGTAGTGCGCGTTGGCatcgcagcctatcacgtacggctAGTTAACTGCCCTGCAGTACCGCACGAGatcagcaacctcgggcggtggtatttcgtccttgtccccgAGGAAataggcggacgcaacgactatctcctgctttCCTCTAATCGTCGGGATTACCACCGAAATGGCCATgacgtcgcgttggatgaattctgtaattgcaGAAAATATTATTTCCTTATTCAAAAGAATGGCAGTCCTAGGCTTAGACTGTATACTACAATAGATGCATGCCTCTCATCATCAGAAATTTCTCGCTCGCCGTGAACGACTCCTGCTTGTCGACAACTGGGTGATGTTCGTCGAAAGCATCGTTGTTCTTCATATCCCCACATCATAAGATACCACATCCTGGTATGAACCGTATGAAATCCATTGCTCAAAGCTGTATTTATTGGTCAAACGTTGGCGACGTTGTGAAGCACTCCCCATCAAAAGTCACCAAGGAGGACCACTCTCGAATCCTGGCCGACAGCCTACTCACCATTGATTATGCTGGAGCGATCGACGGATCCTTTAGTCACTGTGCACACTTTTTTGAAGTCGCCAGAAATATCCTTGGCACGCCTAGTTATCACTTCTCAACAACTGAATTACTACGAAAAAAGTTTGCTCGCTACGGCAATCCAACCAACTTAATGTCGGACAGTGGAACACAATTTACTAGTGAACGTTTCCCGCAGTTCTGTCGCAGAAATGGAATCTTCCATCCTCGAACTGTGCCTTATTACCCATAATCCAGCGGGCTGGCGGAACGATTTGCTGATTCCTTGAAGCAGGAGGGCTCAAGAAGCTAAGTGAAGACCAACACTAGAGCATCTCCAAACATTCCCCTCTGTGTATCGTATTGCAGGTCGCTTGAGCTGGTCCTAGCTAGCGGCTCTGTGGTCCACAATGTTGGTCGTTATACGGTAATTACGGATTTCTTACGAGTGAAATCGAGTCTGCACGAGTTGAAATTTCACTTGAAACATTGTGCCATTGTGgctgagccaatttttacagAAATTTTGTTAAGGTCTTGacagactttacatataaatttaaatttacatttttaaacTGTTAATAGCTATCGTATAACCCGAATCGTTCCACGACTCTTAAAATCATAATCATTTTATTTAAACTTCCCGTAATGTAAATACCTAACATAGCTTAATAAGGTTCGGCAGACACATAGGTACTAGTTTATAAAGCACAATAAAGAACTAAACCAAGCAATCATGTTTTAACAAATCTCAAATCCAATATTTCCCCATCCTCCAGGCCCAGATCCGTTGGTGTTGCATCGATTTCCACCGGTTCCccgtcgaaatttaatttgaagtCACCTGTACTGCACTTCAGCTCTTCGGCACACTTAATAATTACAATTTTCATCTTCTGCTCCACACCCACCGTTATTTGCAGTGGAATTTTCCAACGATCGGATTGAACCTTTAAACTGATTGTGTTCGCactggcagagctattagcgtttaccCTGGTTGATTTGGATTGCTTTCCCGCAAACATACTTGCAACGGTTTTCTCCACAATACGTCCCGCTGAAAGCAATTTTAGTATATTAATTCCATAAGCGAACTAGCGCAGCAAGTGAATTTACTTATAAACTGTGTAATTTTGTACCCAATAGAGTCGGGCGTGTCATTTGGAtcgattattctttcgtttacaTCCAATATAACACAGCTCGAATCAGCGTTGAACTCCTTCGCAAGCTGAGCTATTAAGTCagcaaatttttgatattttcgaAGAGTATGACGTTTGATGCTTCCCTGCCATTTGATTTTGATAGATACTTCATAGTTGTCCGAATCAAACGAATGATTAGCGATTGATTCCGAAGCTATCTCCTCATCTGAATCCAAGTTTATCTGTAAATTAAATCGTTAGTGTATAATTATACATCGTTTTACTAGAAGTCAGCAGAAAAGAACTTACAACACCAGGAAGGATCAAGGCCGGACTATCCACTAGATTGATTACTTCTGGCGGCGCCTGTCGTCTTCTGCGAGCTGGTTCGTTCACCACCGCGGCAGAGCTACTCGGCTTCGGAGCCATTAAATTCCTATTAACGCATATATCGTATAACAACGCTTTAAACGTGAGCAGATCGTCTAGGAACCCAGATCCTTGATTTCGTTGTGATCTCCGTCTTGGGCCCTTACATTGCCTCATTATGTTCT contains these protein-coding regions:
- the LOC128745294 gene encoding uncharacterized protein LOC128745294, coding for MSKQYDIFDNLNRYLDNTEDCDIPDDVGDTDIEGSFIEPQPEPAAVKNKRVTKRTALLESIKPSSPPKKTSSNKRKAIADSASDDTSLLPLKSSDKSPESIPYVPQEPMSMLSSTSLDESPESVASAPVRQVEAHTINLDNDLDQQMVEVQRQYDLIFNKSNCYNASEKRYFADLKKKYQNIMRQCKGPRRRSQRNQGSGFLDDLLTFKALLYDICVNRNLMAPKPSSSAAVVNEPARRRRQAPPEVINLVDSPALILPGVINLDSDEEIASESIANHSFDSDNYEVSIKIKWQGSIKRHTLRKYQKFADLIAQLAKEFNADSSCVILDVNERIIDPNDTPDSIGYKITQFITGRIVEKTVASMFAGKQSKSTRVNANSSASANTISLKVQSDRWKIPLQITVGVEQKMKIVIIKCAEELKCSTGDFKLNFDGEPVEIDATPTDLGLEDGEILDLRFVKT